In Helianthus annuus cultivar XRQ/B chromosome 8, HanXRQr2.0-SUNRISE, whole genome shotgun sequence, a single genomic region encodes these proteins:
- the LOC110889390 gene encoding heterogeneous nuclear ribonucleoprotein 1: protein MEPDNGKLFIGGISWDTDEDRLKEYFGSYGEVSEAVIMRDRLTGRARGFGFVVFVDPAVAERVVMEKHMIDGRTVEAKKAVPREDHHGLNRTISSIQGSPVGPMGRTKKIFVGGLPSNITESDFKTYFDQFGTIADVVVMYDHNTQRPRGFGFITYDSEEAVDRVLYKTFHELNGKMVEVKRAVPKELSPSPSRSPLIGYNYGLNRPNTFLTSSYPQGYNMSPIGGFGVRMDSRFSPIVGARTGFPQFNSPGYGMGLNMEPTLSPTAFGGSSGYGRVLSPHFGGNPNRYSTPIGYNQGSGRTEPPTSSSSRNVWGNGGITSPIGSGPSGSYLGSGSGGFGVFGNNGATWGSLPLNSQNGGSSSGFNGGNLGGFRGEENSYGIVGRNNVSGVATTSSINGPSGGHQGFYGNLYRGGSIYGDATWQSSSNEVDGSGSFGDVFGNAEGVVDRDSEEFVGNYSVANRQTSREIAA, encoded by the exons ATGGAACCGGATAACGGGAAGCTGTTTATTGGTGGGATTTCGTGGGATACGGATGAGGATCGGTTAAAAGAGTATTTTGGTAGTTATGGGGAGGTTAGTGAGGCGGTTATTATGAGAGACCGTTTAACGGGTCGTGCACGAGGGTTTGGATTCGTAGTGTTTGTCGATCCTGCTGTTGCTGAAAGAGTTGTGATGGAGAAACACATGATTGATGGTCGAACG GTTGAAGCAAAGAAAGCTGTTCCAAGGGAAGACCATCATGGACTAAACCGAACTATTAGTAGCATTCAAGGATCACCAGTGGGTCCCATGGGGCGCACAAAGAAGATATTCGTAGGCGGTTTACCATCAAACATAACTGAAAGCGATTTCAAAACTTACTTCGATCAATTCGGTACAATTGCAGACGTAGTCGTAATGTACGATCACAATACCCAAAGGCCAAGAGGTTTTGGTTTTATCACATACGATTCGGAAGAAGCAGTGGATCGAGTATTATACAAAACGTTCCATGAACTAAACGGTAAAATGGTTGAGGTCAAACGGGCCGTCCCTAAAGAGCTATCTCCAAGCCCAAGCCGTAGTCCATTAATCGGATATAATTACGGGTTAAATCGACCAAACACATTTCTCACAAGTAGCTACCCACAAGGTTATAACATGAGCCCGATTGGCGGTTTTGGAGTTCGGATGGATAGCCGGTTTAGCCCAATCGTTGGCGCTCGAACCGGGTTCCCTCAGTTTAATTCACCGGGTTACGGTATGGGCTTGAATATGGAACCCACATTGAGCCCGACCGCATTCGGTGGGTCCTCGGGTTACGGGCGGGTTTTGAGCCCACATTTCGGTGGAAATCCGAATAGATACAGTACTCCTATCGGGTATAATCAAGGTAGCGGGAGAACCGAGCCACCTACGAGTTCGTCATCTCGAAACGTGTGGGGAAATGGTGGGATCACTAGCCCAATCGGATCAGGACCATCAGGTTCATATTTGGGTTCGGGAAGTGGTGGATTTGGAGTGTTTGGGAACAATGGAGCAACGTGGGGTTCACTGCCGTTAAATTCTCAAAACGGAGGGAGTTCTTCGGGTTTTAACGGTGGGAATTTAGGTGGGTTTAGGGGCGAAGAGAATAGTTATGGGATAGTTGGAAGAAACAATGTTAGTGGTGTGGCTACAACATCGTCAATTAATGGGCCGAGCGGTGGTCATCAAGGGTTTTATGGTAATTTGTACCGTGGGGGTTCGATTTACGGAGATGCAACTTGGCAATCTTCGTCTAATGAGGTTGACGGTTCGGGTTCGTTTGGGGATGTGTTTGGTAATGCTGAAGGTGTGGTGGATAGAGATTCGGAAGAGTTTGTTGGGAATTATAGTGTTGCAAATAGACAAACGAGTAGAG AAATTGCTGCATAG
- the LOC110889389 gene encoding kinesin-like protein KIN-12F, whose product MKSFSEISRNRSSGSLSISSIRNLIPRSGAVKNKISSGSNPKILRFNAENVPPEDVNVTVNESRSVVKESKRNVAHLETRQHEEVPFAADPHVKVIARIRPPNSQEREDYTVRKVSDNSVAVGDRKFTVDAVIDSKSSQEDVFQLVGVSMVKSAMAGYNTSMVAYGQTGSGKSYTLWGPPGAMVEDRSASGDLGIVPRIFQTLFAEIEREQEQTEGKQINYQCRCSFLEIYNEQIGDLLDPTQRNLEIKDDAKHGFYVENLTEEYVTGFGDVTQILSKGLSNRKVGATSINTTSSRSHIVFTCVIESWCKDSKNLGSSRTSRITLVDLAVSEKNRINDAGRECVKEGEFVKKSISELGNLVNILAGTNRSGESKDIPYNNSCLTHLLRESLGGNSKLTVICTISPDDKCSAETISTLRFGHRAKLMHNNPVVNKLTEDDVNDLSDQIRTLKEELIRAKTDPSYKNGSVRQSLNQLTVSLNRSLIFPKFDTDLKEEVDVDEHDVKDLQLKFDMLHSSSDDEFQETSETRGTRFFSTGGCEGDVAGEQYASCQEDSENEETSSEEPETDAFDDPTLSESPKFGHVMQKSVVLCQDNAARESLKMFAGPTGSLAASLQRGMEIIDNHQRSSVFNRSLVALSFDHLATNTNDGSTTKSKYICSNCQQRGSNDVDESFKTWVVGKHNPGNSNEVAAENIKKVKDLETLCMQQAAEIEKLNDLVLQYKQEREGETSLLDELRNGNTSSYSQSKTFDDTEKESLLQEIKSLRTKLQSPSNKSIDMLRSSLHLRKTSTTHTEDFQTERWTEMESEWICLTDELRADLEASRHHSEKLETELESEKKHTEELDDALMRSIDSHGKMVEHYADLQEKYTELEQKHRLILEGIAEVKRAAAKAGAKGHGKRFSKSLAAELSVLRVEREKEREMLKKENRSLKIQLRDTVEAVHAAGELLVRLREAEEAAAVAQENYANIQEESDKLKKKIEKQKRKHQLEMVTMKQYLAEDRLPESALRPFYREDSNVNENDDVDDEAWRAEFGAIYQDHF is encoded by the exons ATGAAGTCCTTCTCAGAGATCTCGCGAAACAGATCATCCGGAAGTCTTTCGATCTCGTCAATTCGAAACCTAATTCCGAGATCTGGAGCTGTGAAGAACAAAATTAGTTCAGGTTCAAACCCTAAGATATTGCGATTTAACGCTGAAAATGTTCCGCCTGAGGATGTGAATGTTACGGTTAATGAATCGCGTTCGGTTGTGAAGGAATCGAAGAGAAACGTCGCCCATTTGGAGACTCGGCAGCATGAAGAGGTGCCGTTTGCTGCAGATCCGCATGTGAAG GTTATAGCGAGGATTAGACCTCCTAATTCTCAGGAAAGAGAGGATTATACGGTTCGGAAAGTTTCTGATAATTCGGTAGCCGTAGGGGATCGGAAGTTTACTGTGGATGCGGTCATCGATTCGAAATCTAGCCAG GAGGATGTGTTTCAGTTGGTTGGTGTTTCCATGGTTAAGAGTGCAATGGCAGGTTACAACACTTCTATGGTGGCTTATGGACAG ACTGGTAGTGGAAAAAGTTACACGTTGTGGGGTCCACCTGGTGCGATGGTTGAAGATCGATCAGCCAGTGGTGATCTGGGAATTGTTCCGCGCATCTTCCAGACGCTGTTTGCTGAAATCGAAAGA gaacaAGAGCAAACAGAAGGTAAACAGATAAATTATCAGTGCCGCTGTTCTTTCCTCGAG ATATACAATGAACAAATTGGGGATTTGCTTGATCCAACCCAAAGAAACCTAGAG ATTAAAGATGATGCTAAACATGGGTTTTATGTTGAGAATCTGACTGAGGAATACGTGACGGGATTTGGAGATGTTACTCAAATTCTGAGCAAG GGCCTCTCCAATAGAAAAGTTGGAGCAACAAGCATAAACACCACAAGTTCAAGATCTCATATTGTGTTTACATGTGTCATTGAGTCTTGGTGCAAG GACTCAAAGAATTTAGGTAGTTCAAGAACAAGCAGGATTACACTTGTGGATCTTGCTGTATCCGAGAAGAACAGAATCAACGATGCTGGTAGAGAGTGTGTCAAAGAAGGCGAATTTGTAAAAAAGTCCATATCAGAACTTGG AAATTTGGTTAATATCCTTGCTGGTACAAACCGGTCTGGAGAATCTAAAGACATCCCATACAACAATTCGTGTTTGACTCATTTGCTGAGGGAATCACTTGGAGGCAACTCAAAGCTTACTGTTATATGTACCATCTCCCCAGATGACAA GTGTTCTGCTGAAACTATCAGCACACTCAGATTCGGACATCGCGCAAAACTTATGCACaataatccggtagtaaacaaaTTAACAGAAGATGATGTCAATGATCTCAGTGATCAAATTCGTACACTGAAG GAAGAGCTAATACGAGCAAAAACAGATCCTAGTTATAAAAATGGAAGTGTACGTCAAAGCTTAAATCAGTTAACAGTGAGTCTTAATCGTTCACTGATCTTCCCAAAATTTGACACTGATTTGAAAGAAGAAGTGGATGTTGACGAACATGATGTTAAAGATTTACAACTTAAGTTTGATATGTTACATagttcttctgatgatgaatttcAAGAAACCTCTGAAACTAGAGGCACAAGGTTTTTCTCTACGGGCGGTTGTGAGGGTGACGTGGCAGGTGAACAATATGCCAGCTGTCAAGAAGATAGTGAAAATGAAGAAACTTCTTCAGAAGAACCTGAAACTGATGCATTTGATGATCCTACATTATCAGAATCCCCAAAATTTGGTCATGTCATGCAAAAAAGTGTGGTTCTTTGTCAAGATAATGCAGCCCGGGAATCATTAAAGATGTTTGCGGGTCCCACTGGATCACTGGCGGCTAGTCTTCAAAGAGGAATGGAGATCATCGACAACCACCAAAGGAGCTCGGTTTTTAACAGATCCTTGGTTGCGTTGTCGTTTGATCATTTGGCTACAAACACAAATGATGGGTCTACAACAAAGAGCAAATATATCTGTTCAAATTGCCAGCAAAGAGGGTCTAATGATGTTGATGAAAGCTTTAAGACATGGGTTGTTGGAAAGCATAATCCAGGAAATTCCAATGAA GTTGCTGCAGAAAACATTAAGAAAGTGAAAGATCTTGAAACTCTTTGCATGCAACAAGCAGCAGAGATCGAGAAGCTGAATGATCTG GTATTGCAATACAAACAAGAGAGAGAAGGTGAAACATCGCTGCTTGATGAGCTAAGAAATGGCAACACTTCAAGTTACAGCCAATCAAAG ACTTTCGACGATACCGAAAAGGAATCACTGCTCCAAGAAATCAAATCTTTAAGAACCAAACTCCAATCACCTTCAAACAAATCCATCGACATGTTAAGATCATCACTCCACTTGAGAAAAACCAGCACAACCCATACCGAAGACTTCCAAACCGAAAGATGGACAGAAATGGAAAGCGAGTGGATCTGTTTAACCGACGAGTTAAGAGCCGACCTGGAAGCCAGCCGACATCATTCTGAAAAACTCGAAACAGAACTAGAGTCAGAGAAAAAACATACAGAAGAACTAGATGATGCACTCATGAGATCTATTGACAGTCATGGTAAGATGGTGGAACATTATGCAGATTTACAAGAGAAGTATACGGAATTGGAACAGAAGCATAGGTTGATACTAGAAGGGATTGCAGAGGTGAAACGGGCGGCTGCGAAGGCTGGAGCGAAGGGTCATGGGAAGCGGTTTTCGAAGTCGTTGGCGGCTGAGCTGTCGGTTTTGAGAGTTGAGAGGGAGAAGGAGAGGGAGATGTTGAAGAAGGAGAATAGGAGTTTGAAGATTCAGCTTAGGGATACTGTGGAAGCAGTTCATGCTGCTGGTGAGTTGCTTGTTAGGTTGAGAGAGGCTGAGGAAGCAGCAGCGGTTGCACAG GAAAACTATGCAAACATTCAGGAAGAAAGCGATAAACTAAAGaagaaaatagaaaaacaaaaaagaaaacacCAATTGGAGATGGTCACAATGAAACAATATCTTGCTGAGGACAGATTGCCTGAATCTGCATTACGACCTTTCTATAGGGAAGACTCGAATGTCAATGaaaatgatgatgttgatgatgaagCTTGGAGGGCTGAATTTGGAGCAATATATCAAGACCATTTTTAA